GGTGTTGACCGCAAGGTAGGCGGCAGGCAACAGGTGGTGACGAAGAAAGAAGAGCCAATATGGCCGGCATGATCGATCGAACTTTGACGGCATGGCAGGAAGCCATGAACTTGGCGGAGACAACTTGCGGGATCACCAAGACCTTGCCACAAGTAGAATTGTTTTACCTGAGTTCACAATTGCGCCGGACCGCCGTTTTTTATTTCTTCCAACATCACAGAAGGGCAAGGGCGACGACCCGCCGATGAGTTTTCGAGTTTTCTGAGCATCGCACATGGTTCTGTCCGAAAAATGGAAACGCAGGTTCCGATTGCAAATCGGCTCGAGTCCATCGATGGCACGACGGCAACTGGTGCGATGGAACAGGTCGCACGAGTTGGGTGGTTGATTGCAGGCCTCATGAACGCGGTACGAGAAAATGTAGGCTAGACATTCCGCCCACCACATACCACCTACTTCATCTCACATACCATGCCCCTCACCTTCCTCACCCCCATGATGCTCGCCGGCGCTGCGTTGATCGCGGCCCCGATCATTTTGCATCTGGTGATGCGGCAGCAGCCCAAGCACTTCATTTTTCCGGCTTTGCGCTTTCTGCAGCAGCGGAACGACGTGAACCAGCGCAAGCTAAAGCTGCGGCACTTGTTGCTCTTGCTGTTGCGCTGTGCGGCGATCTTGCTGTTCGCATTGGCCTTGGCTCGGCCAAGTCTCAAGTCTGCAGGTTTTCTCGGCGATCGAGAAGCTCCCGTCGCTGCCGCTCTGGTCTTCGACACTTCGCCACGAATGGAGTATCAACATCAAAATCAAACACGACTTAAAGTCGCGCAATCCGCGGCCGAGCGGGTGCTGGCACAGCTCCCGCCGGAAAGCGAAATTGCCGTACTCGATTCGCGCACGGCCGCGGCGGCATTTTCAATCGACGGTGCAGTTGCCCGCCAGCGCGTCGATCGACTGCGAATGACGCCGTCTCTTCAATCGCTGTCGGAACTATGCCATGAGGCGTTGCGATTGGTGAAAGAAAGTGACAAGGGCCGCAAGGAAGTTTATCTATTCACCGATCTGAGCCGTGTCGCCTGGTCGCCCGAAGCGGGTGCAAAGCTGCACGATCAGCTCGAAGCGAACAAAGAGATCGCACTGTATATTATCGATGTCGGCGTCGAGGATCCTCGCGATTTCGCCCTGGGCGATCTGCGGCTACCTGCCGAATTGCTCGCCAAGCACACGCCGCTGCGCGTCGAGACCGATCTGATCCGCGTCGGCCCGGAAGAAGAGCGCACCGTCGAGTTGTCGCTGATGGATTCCGCCGGAAAATCGCATGTTCGTGGCCAAAGCATTGTCAAGTCCACGCCCGATTCGCCGCAATTCGTCGATTTTTCGGTGGCCGGCTTCGAACAGGGCACGCACCAGGGGGTTGTCAGGATTTCGAGCCAAGACAATCTGCCGGCCGATGATGCCAGATATTTCACGATCGACGTTCGTCCGCCGTGGCGCGTGCTCATTGCCGCTACGCCCGCCAATCGCCATAAGGCCGCCAACATGGCTCAAGCGATTGCGCCGGAAAGCATCCAGCGCACGGGCCAAGCCCGCTTCGAGTGCGAAATGGTCTCGATCAACGAATTGGCCGGCAAGCCGCTGGAAGAATATGCTGCGGTCTGTCTGGTCGATCCACCGCCGCTATCGGACAGCGTCTGGCAATCGCTGACCGAGTTTGTCGAGCGCGGCGGCGGCTTGATGATGTTCCTCGGTCCCAGCGCAGCTCCACCTGGTCAGCGGCCCGAAGATTTTTCCGCGCCTGCCGCGCACCAATTGCTTCCCGGCAAGCTCGCTCGCCGCTGGAACCACCAGGATTCGTTTCTGGCGCCTCAAGATTATCAGCATCCACTGCTGTCGAAGTTTCGCGCGATCGCCGGCAGCATTCCCTGGGATGCATACACCATCGAAACGCATTGGCAATTCACCGACCTCGACCAAGGCGTCAATACGATCATCCCCTATAGCAACGGCCAAGCGGCGCTGCTGGAAAAGCCTCTCGGCAAGGGGCGCATCTTGGTGTTTACGACCGACGTGAACGACAATGCCGAAGACAAAGATCTATGGAATCTGCTCGTCGTCGGCAGCCAACCGTGGCCATTTTTCATGCTCCGCAACGAAGCGATGCTTTACCTCGTCGGCAGCGGTGAGGAGCGATTGAATTACCTGGTGGGCGATACGGTAACGATGCGAATTCCCGAGCCGCAGCGGCAGCTCTTCTTTTCGCTCGAAACGCCCGATGGTGAAAACTTGCCTCAATCGGTCGATCAAAAAACCGGCACGCTGACGATCACCACCAGCAATGCGCCGGGGAATTACGTGCTCCGCGCCGGTGCCAGCGATGGGGGTGTGCTCTACGGTTTCAGCGTCAATATTCCAGCCGCCTCGACCGAGTTGGCGCGGATCACCAACGACGAACTCGCGGAATTGCTGGGCAAAGGCCGCTTCCGCCTATCGCGCGGCAAGGAAGATATTGAACGCGACGTGAATCTAGGACGCACGGGAATTGAACTGTATCCCTTGCTGATCGTGCTGGTCGCAATCGTACTCGGCGGCGAGCATTTGCTCGCGAACAAGTTTTACAAGCGGGACGATCCGGGGCTGAATCCGCCCCGGCGGTCGTTTGCGCTGGAAAGCGACAAAGTAAATGCGCAGGAAGTAGATAGAACGCAGAAGGCGGAATTGGAGTTGCAAAATGCACATTGAAAAATGATAAAACCATCAAATCCTTTCATTCGCAGTTTACGTTTTGCATTCTGCATTGTTCACTTTGTGTTGCGGTCTGCGGACAACGGACAACCCACACCATCATGAGCGGCTGGTACATTCATCCTGTCGGCAGTCCGATGCTGGTCGCCATGTGCGCGGCACTGTTGGCCGGCGTCATGTTGCTGACCAGCCGCGAACTGCGTCAGATGAAGCCGCGGCGTCGGTGGGCGCTCGTTGGACTGCGGGTCGCCGTCTTTCTGTTGATCGTCATGGGGATGCTGCGGCCGACGCTCGTCTATACCGAAATTCGCCAGCAGCCGGCCACACTCGTCGTGCTGCTCGATCGCTCGAAAAGCATGCAAACCGCCGACTCGTTCGGCGAACGTTCGCGATGGGAAGCGTTGCGCGAGACCGTCAACCAGTCGCTGCCGCAACTCGGCGACATGGGTGAGAACGTCGAGGTGAAGATCTACACGTTCGATCGCGATCTCGCTCAACTCGATTTCGAAGGCGGCAAGCTCGATCTGGGCAAGGACGCCCAAGGCAAAGAGTCGGCTATCGGCGCGGTGCTCGACGACGTGCTGCGACGCGAAGCGGGCAAGCGCGTGGCGGGCGTCATTTTGCTTTCCGACGGCGCCCAGCAGGCCTTCGCTCCGCGGGATTTGCAGCCGCAAACCTCCGCCCGGCGGCTGAACGACCTGCCAGCGCCGCTGTTCACGGTTACTTTCGGCCAAGACCGTTCCGCCACGCAGTCGCGCGATGTCGCGCTGACGGACTTGATCGTCAACCCGACTGTCTTCACCAAGAACGAACTCGTAATCGCCGGCGCCGCCCGCATCAACGGCCTGGTGAATCAAAACATCCCGCTCCAAATCTTGTTTGAAACAGAGCCGGGCAAGATGAAACCCGTCGCCGCCTCGCAAATTCGGGCCAAGCAGAACGGCGAGCAAATCAAGTTCGAGATCGGCTTCCTTCCCGAGACGCCGGGAGAGCGCAAGCTCACCGTCCGCGCTGCGCCGCAAGCCGGAGAACGCATTACGACGAACAATGAATTGAGCACGTTTGTTAATGTGCTCGACGGCGGCCTCAATGTGCTCTATCTGGAAGGCGAGCCGCGCAGCGAGTTGACGTTCCTGTGCCGTTCGCTGGCCGCTTCGCCCGATATCCACATCGATTTCCGCATCTTCAACAAACGCAATCGTAGCCACTGGCCCGAAGATCTTTCCGACCAATTCAAACCGGGCAAATACAACGTCTACATCATCGGCGACCTGGATTCAGCCGCCTTCCGACCGCAAGATTTACAGCAGCTTGCGAAAAATGTCGCCGACGGAGCAGGGCTGATCATGCTCGGCGGCTTCCACAGCTTTTGGCCGGGCGGATACCAAAAAACGGCGCTGGCCGACGTACTGCCGCTGGCGGTGCGGCCAATCGACAAGCTGGCCCGCCAAGATTTCGACGGCAAGATTCGCGAAGATTTGCATTTGCAGCCTGGCCCAATCCCCGACACGGCGCGCACGGGGGTCGTCATGTTGCCCGACAAGCGATTTGGGTACGAATCGCCCATGCGTCTGGCCGGGCCGCGGCAAAACTCCGATGCTTGGCGACAACTACCGCCGCTCGACGGAGCCAATAAGTTCGACGCGATCAAACCCGCCGCTCGGCCGCTGGCCGTTACTCCCGAAGGTTCGCCGCTGCTGGTCGCCGCCGAACCTGGGAACGGCCGCGTCCTGGCGTTCGCCGGCGATTCTACTTGGCGCTGGTATATGGAAGGCTTCGAACCGCAGCACAAACGGTTTTGGAGACAAGTAATTTTGTGGCTGGCGAAGAAGGACGATTCCGATGATCAAAAAATTTGGATCAAGCTGGCCCAGCGCCGTTTTCCGCCGGGGGCGAAAATCGAGTTTTCGACCGGCGCGAAAACCACCGATGGCGCTGTTCTCACCGGAGCGCAGTTCAACGCCTCGCTGGTTTCTCCCGATGGTGCGCGCCGGCCGATTCCGCTCAGCCGCCAAACCGAACAGCACCTCGGCAGCCTGCGTGACGCCGTCAACCCCGGCGACTACCGCATCGTCGTCACAGCCACCAAGGATAGCGCGCTCGTCGGCGAAACCAGCGCTCGATTTACCGTCTTCGAGCAAGACCTGGAGTTGGAAAATGCCGCGGCCCGTCCGGAATTGATGGCCAGCCTGGCAAAGCTCACGGCATCCAGCGGGGGCGACGCCGTTCCTCCTGAGCAGCTTCCCGATTTATTGAAAAAACTCAAAGAAGAGCCTCGTGACCGCGAAGTGGAGACCGAAACCAAGTTCACTCCCTGGGACTCTTCGCCGCTTTTCCTGCTAGTTGTCGGTCTCTTATGCGGAGAGTGGTATCTGCGCAAGCGATGGGGTTGGGTGTAACTCGCTCGAATGGACAATGTGCCACGCCCCACGAGCATCCAGCATCGAGCATCGCCCGAAAATCCTCATACGTCTCATGATCCTGAGGTTACACATCGATTTGTACAGGATTTTTGACTCTTTTTCGATCCTTTCCAGCGCGCCGGGAACGCGAGATCAAGGATTGCGATTTTAGCAAGGCCACGCTCGACTGAGGGCGCGAAAACCTACCTATTTCAAGCACTTGCGTCAGGTGTGCAATCCCGTCAAATTTTTACCACACCACGCCTGCGCCGTAGGTTCGGTATGGCGGCGGCCCCCAGTACGGCGGCGGTCCATAATAGACCGGCTGCGCAACGACCACCGGCGGCGCCCCTTCAACGACGACTGGCCCTGGCGGACCGGCCACGGCGCGCGGCTGTTGCATCGCTGCAATCACTCGAGTGCTGACTCCGCTATTTTGTAGGGCGATGAGATCGCCCGATTGAATCGTGCGATTCATGCCGTGGTTGTTGATTTGGTTGATCATGAGCTGCTCGTCCACCTTGGATTGACTCATTGCTACCACATCTTCAACGCTGACCGCGCCAGCGGGTAGTGGGCGTCCCATTTGGGCGGCAATTTGCGCGCGGTTCTTCGCGTCGATTTCGTCGAGCGCCCCGCCGACCATTCCGCCCGTCAGCGCGCCGGCCGCCGCCCCGATGGCGGCGCCAGCGCCGGCATGGCCGGTGGTACTGCCGATGATCGCGCCAAGTCCTGCGCCCCCCAACCCGCCGGCCAGCGCGCCTTGATCTTGATAATACGGCGAACGGCAGCCGATTGATCCAATCGAAAACAGCAGCAGCAAATAGCAACCAAAGACGCGGTTCATGGCGAGCATCCTTGCGCTGAATTGAGTAGGTTGCATGCTCCGTGCGACGACAGATCCGCCGGGCGGCCACTCGCTTCGGGTTCTACTCGGCCCGCAGAACCTACAGTTTTGAGAGCGGTCTTTTCGCAGGTTTACCGAACGGCGTCAAGAGAAATCAGCCCTATCAAGGGGTTGAGGAGTTGGCGGGTTGGCAGGTTTCTGGATCGAAATTGTTGAAAATTGCCGCCATAACCATGCTCCAGCTTCCAGCCTCGCCCATTACCACTGCGCCATCAACCCCGCATGCGCTCCGTGCATAAACATGTTGCCGGTCTTATGGAGCGTCGTGCCGCTGGTTGGAGTGTCGGTAAAGTCGAGTTGATTGGGTGCGAGCGACAAGCCGTCAATCCAATAGACTTGATACCCGCCGCGGAGCGAGAGACATTCACTGAACTTGTAGTTGCCATTCAGACCGATTTCACCGAGAAACGCTACTTGCCCGCCGCTTGCGTGCGTATCGCGGACCACAAAGTTATCGAAGTCGGCAATGAACTGCGACGAACGAATCGCGTTGCCGTAAACACCCGCCTTGCCGGTTAAGTCGTACGACCAGTTGCCGCAGGCCTGTTTGACGCGGGCGCCGAGTTGTCCGCCGAACAAATTGTTGTACGTGCTGATGTTGTAGTAGCTGCTGCCCGTTTGATTGTCGGTCGATGTAATGCTGAACTTCTCGCCCAGGTTGAAATAGCGAAAGCCAACCAGCCATGCGATGTTGCTAGCAGCACCGAAGTACTGCAAATAGTTCAATTCGCCGTTATGAATCTGCGCTTTGTAGCTGATATTCATCTGGTCGGCGTTGAAGAAGTCGAGCGGAACTGCCAACCCCAAGTCACCAGGCAAGTTCAAATTGTTATCGCCGTTGATCGTTGCACTGTCGTTCCAGTTGTAAATGCCGAAGTAGCTCGCTTCGATGGCTCGAAAACCGTCGAACTGGGTGCCCAGCAACACTCGCGGGCCTGGTTGAAAGTTAAATCCTAGATCGGCTGTGCTCAGCAGCACGTTGCTTTGAGTCGGCGCGTTCAGATCGAGCAGTACCAGCGGCTGATTGCCGATTTGGGCATCGCGCGTGAAGAAGATTGCGTCGGCCAGAAAGTAGCAATTCTTCGAGGTTGCCAGGGGAATCGCCCCCGGCGGAGCCATCGTCGGAACTGTCGGAGGCGCTGCCATCACGGGCGCGCCGAGCGTCGGAACCGTCGGCGGAACATACGCAGGCGCCGTCGTCGGAACGGTTCCCGGCGCCGCCAGCGGCATCACTTGCGTCGGCATACCTGGCGTTAACGCAGGGGCCGCGCAGCCCGCTTCGGGAATCACGACATAGGGTTGACCAGCCGTCGAAATCGGTTGCTGCGTATAATAGGGCACGCGCGGCATCGGCTGCGGCAGAGTGAATTGACCAGGAAGGCCGGGATTGGAAACAACCGTTCCAGCGAATGCCGCGTGACGCGTGGCGATCCGATACGGATCCCAAACTCCTGCTACCAGCACCGGCTGCGCAAAGCTTGAACCATAGCTTGCCGCCGGCGACGAAATGGGCGTCGCTGAGGCAACCCGATAGGTGGCCGCCGGAGGAATCGTCGCCACGGACGCTTCGGCCGATGCCGAACTGCTGTTGGGGGGCGGTTCGCGATAGACCGGCGAACCCATGTAAACTGGCGTCTCCATCGTCGAATAGGCAGGCATGCGTGAGCGAGCCGCTCCCTCAGCGCCGGCTTCGTCGGCACTTGCGCTCGACGAAGAACTCGTTGGCGTTGGCGAATTGCTGACATATCGCTGGGCGACGGATACCCAGCCGTCGTGCCGTGGAGCGTGAGAACTTGCCGCAGTCGTTTCATCGCGTGAGCCAAACCGCACCCGCTGCGCGTCGGCGACATCCGCCACGGATAGCGCCGCGACGCACAACGTGCATATCAGCCACCGACGGCTGGAAAAGGTGTTCACGGCAACCCCTGCGATGAAAACGATGAGATGCTTGATAGGAGGCGATCGGCCGAAAGACAAGCTGCGGCCGCCGATCGAATGCGCACTCGAACCGACAAGGTCATGCGCGAAAGCGCGGCATGAGAAGGGTGGAATACCGAATGCGACGAGCAGGGTCAAGGCCGATTTCGACGGCATGCTAGCACTACGCAGAAGGCGATAACAGCCATAAGGTATTCGGAATCTTTGTTCTATGTGTGAACGCTTTGTGCAAGCCTGGGAATGCCGGGTCAGCCGCGGCGCATGGCGCGCTGGATGTCCCGCTGGGCCGATTGCTTTTTCATTGTTTCCCGTTTGTCGTGCAGTTTTCGCCCCTTACACAATCCGATCAGCACTTTGGCACGACCTTCGGTGAAATACATCTTGAGCGGAATCAGCGTCAGTCCTTTTTCCTTCGCTTGTTTGGCGAACTTTTTCACTTCACGCCGATGCATCAGCAGCTTCCTCGGCCGCTTGGGGATGTGATTCAGACGGTTCGCTTGCACGTATTCGGGAATATCGCAGCCCATGAGCCAGACTTCGCCGTCTTTGACTCGCGCATAGGCTTCTTCGAGTGAAAGCTGGCCGGTGCGCAGACTTTTCACCTCGCTCCCCACCAGCACAATGCCGCACTCTAGCGTGTCAAGTACTTCGTACTCGTGCCGTGCACGGCGATTCTGGGCAATTAGCCGCTGGTTGTCGTGTTCGCGGTCGGGGGTATCTTTTTTTCCCTTTTTTGAATTGGATTTTTTGGCCGTGGCTTACGCTCCTGTCGCTTTCGCAGTCGATGACCGCTTGATAGATTAGTGTTCAGTGAATGCTTCCGAACGTTATGGAACAGGATTTCTTGCCCGCCAACGATGGCAGGTAGAAAAAACTAGCCCACATGGCGAACTAGCGTCGAAGGCCCGAGTTGTAATCGCCCCAGCCGCGTCGCTCAAGTCCGCTCCTGAAATTATTAAGGTTGACCTCCGTGCTCGCTGAATTGCCAATCATCGCCAACAATCCGACACCACGCAACGACTCCAATTGGTCGAGCAGCAGAGACGCTATTGTATCCCAGCGGTTGCCGCGATGGCTCAAAAAAAACCTTCCCACCGGAAGCGGGCTGCAATTTACCTCGCGGCTGGTCGAAGACTTGCGTCTGGAAACGGTCTGCGAAAGCGCAAAGTGTCCGAATCGAATGGAATGCTGGTCGCAACAGACGGCCACGTTCATGATCCTGGGCAACGTATGTACGCGGGCCTGCGGATTTTGCTCCGTTCCCAAAGGAAAAACGGAAGAACTGGAACTGGACGAACCAGAGCGGGTCGCTGAAGCTGCGGTGCGATTGGGGCTAAAACACGTCGTGATCACTTCCGTCACCCGTGACGATCTGCCCGATGGCGGCGCCGAACATTTTTATCAATCTGTGTTAGCCGTACGCCGGCGAACCAGCGCGGCCGTGGAAGTGCTCACGCCCGACTTTATAGGAAAACCGGGAGCCATCGAACGAGTTGTTGAATCGGCCCCCGAAGTATTCAACCACAATACCGAAACGGTGCCGCGATTGTACCGCGCGGTGCGCGGGCGAAAGAGCGAATACGCTTGGACTTTGCAGTTGCTGCGACAGGTCAAGCGGCTCAATCACGCGATCAAAACCAAAAGCGGCTTAATGCTCGGCCTTGGAGAAACTCGTGAGGAATTGCTCGATGTCCTGGCCGATTTGCTCGATGCTGGCTGCGATATGCTCACCCTTGGCCAGTATCTTCAACCGACGCCGCGGCATTTGCCGGTGGTTCGCTATATGCCGCCCGAGGAATTTGATGAACTCGGCCGCGCCGCGAAAGCGATGGGATTTCATCGTGTTGCCAGCGGACCATTTGTACGTTCCAGCTATCACGCCGGTGAAATGGCTGAATAGGATTCTCTCGGCAAACTCTAGAATTTGCGACTCGTCAGAACTGCGATTGAAGTGCTAAAATCGAAGTTGCCCAACGATTTCATTTTCGTCAGTTTCTTGTAGCACCGTCGAAAGGATTTTGATTATGCGATGGATGTTGGAGTTCTCGCTTATGACTCTGAGTTGCGTCCTCGTCGCTGGTAGCGGGTGCGAGTCACCCAAGCCAACGCCGCCAAGTGAAGTACAATCCCCAGAGGACCACGTGCATCATCACGGCCCCAATGGTGGAGAGTTGATCGAACTCAGCGAAGGCAGCGATGAAGAATTTCACGCGGAACTGGTCCACGATACAGATGAAGGCATCGTTACCGTCTATCTTCTGGACAAGGACGCCGAAAAAGCGGTCCCTACGGCTGCAAACGAAGCGATCATTCGCATCACTCTGGACGATAAAGCAACGGAGTTTCATTTGCCAGCCAGGCCCAAGGAGGGCGAAGCCGCCGGGAATTCGTCCAAATTTGAGTCGAACGACCAATCGCTGAGCTTAGCGCTTCGAAATGAGAAAGCAACGCGTGAATTGGAAGTGAAAATTGGCGAAAAGCTCCACAAACAGAAAGTTCCCTATTATGAGCCGCATCACGTTGGCGCTGCGCACTCTGACCAACATGGGCTGGATGGCGAAAACAAATCGCCAAATGCCAAATAAAGAGAATTGATATGAATGGGCTGATCTCAAGCAGCCAACGTACTCTTTCGGCGGCGTTGCTCGCGGTTGTGACCTGCACAGTGGGCATTGCCCCATTGGCAGCCCAACGATTGGAAACTCCGCCGGCTGCGCGCCAACGGAACGAACTGGCGAAACTCGCGGAAATTCCCCCTGCCTTGACACACTATATGGGGCGCGAAATCGCTCCGTATATGACATCAGATGGTGCTGGCTGGCTCGTTCGCAAATCCCGCGAAAGTGAGGAAGATTGCACGACACTGCTCAAAACGTTGAACATCAAGCCTGGACAAACCGTTTGCGACATGGGGAGCGGAAATGGCTTCTATTCGCTCAAATTGGCTAGACTTGTCGGCACCGAGGGTCAGATTTTGGCGGTCGATATTCAGCAAGAAATGCTCCGACTGCTGGAAGTGCGAGCGAATGAGGCAAAAATCGGCAACATTAAGTCGATTCTCGGCACCCCGGCCGACCCGAGACTTCCCTCCGCACAGGCCGATTTGATCCTGTGCGTTGATGTTTACCACGAGTTTTCGCATCCCGTGCAGATGCTTGCTGCAATGAAAAAAGCACTAAAGCCTGGCGGTAGGCTGGTTTTGGTTGAATTTCGGGCAGAAGACCCCAATGTACCGATTAAGCCATTGCACAAAATGTCGAAAAAGCAGGTACTGAAAGAACTTACGGCAAACGGTTTTACGCTGGTCGAGCAATTTGACAAGCTCCAGTGGCAGCATGTGATGTTTTTTGTAGGACAAAAGGAATAATATTGCGCCAAAAGCTTGCCTTGGGCGGAGATTCTGGTTATCTTCTACCAAGTGGGGGTGCAGTAATGTGTGCTTCCGAAAAAATTCCTCCACAGACCCAAAAAGTTGTTGCAATCGGTGCAAATGCACTTATAATCACCGGAAGCTTGCCTAGATTGCGAGCCGGACTGCGCCGCAGTTCTGCATGAGTGTAAAGAACTAAATTCCTACGTTTTTGAGTAGTGGTTTGCTAATGAAGTAGAAGGCGAGCAGGTGTGCCAAACGCCTGCAAAATGCATCGCTGACGGAAATCGAATCTGCACAGCGATGGGGAACAGGCTAATGATGACGACTACCGTGGTAAAACATACAGTGACTGCGATTCCAAACGAATCGAAAGAAATACAATCGATGGATTGGGTTCTTGGCTCCAATCCGAGTTTTCGACGAATTGCTCAACACGTCGAACGAGCCGCTGAAGTTCAGTGCCCAGTATTGATTTGCGGCGAAACCGGCACAGGTAAAGAAATTCTTGCACGCCGCTTGCACCAATCTGGCCCTCGTGCCGATAAGCCGTTTGTCGCTGTCAACTGTGCAGCGCTAACCGCAACGCTTGCGGAAGCTCAGTTGTTTGGCCACGAGAAGGGTGCGTTCACGGGTGCGCTCGGCGCTTCGCTCGGTGTGTTCCGAGCTGCTGAGGGCGGCGTGGTGTTTCTCGATGAAGTCGGTGAAATGCCGCTCGAGTTGCAACCCAAGTTACTCCGCGCTCTGCAAGAAGGGGAAATCACACCGGTTGGCTCCTCGACGCCAATTAAGATTAACGTTCAAGTGATCGCCGCCACAAACCGCAACCTCGAAGTCGAAGTAGCCGAAGGTCGCTTCCGTGAGGATCTATACTATCGGCTCAACATGGTTGAGTTGAAAGTGCCGGCGTTAAGAAATCGGTTGGAAGACATTCCGGAATTCGTTGAATTTTTCTCGAATCGGTTCGCTGCAAAATACAATCGGACTGCTTGGAAACCGACAAGTGAAGAACTACGTGAGTTCTGCGAATATCCGTGGCCAGGAAACGTTCGCCAGCTTGGCCACGCGGTCGAACAGGGTTATGTCCTCGACACACCGCCGCGAGTGCCTTCGCAAAAGCGAGCCACCGATGGTGCCACACGGTTGCCGTTCCTCAACTTGAATAAGCTCCGCGAAGCCGCGATTCGCCAAGCCTTGGCCGCCACCAAGGGTCATAAGGGCCGCGCTGCGAAGCTGCTGGGCGTTCATGCGAATACTTTGACTAGAATGCTCTCTGAAATCGATGAGAGTGAATCGGCGGCCAGTGAAAACTAATCGCTAGTTTTATTCGAATACTCATCGCCTCGCCGAAATCACGGCGAGGTTTTCTTTTGCGCAAGAAGAGATCAACGCGTGCTTTGAACTGTCCCATCCGTGGAAGTTTCAGCTTCCCAGCTCGATGCCTAAATGCTTGCCTTCCGCGCGCAGTTTGGCGAGACGAGCCTATTGGACGAACTGGTCCGTAAGGGAGCCGAGCGAAATTTGCAATTCGCGATTGAAATGGAAGTCAATGAGTTCCTGGCCGCGCATGCCATGCGGCGCGATGCTTTGGACGCCCTTCTTGGACATTGCCACCAACTTGCGGCAAACTTACACCTCTTTCACAAATCAGTGAAGTTGATCCGGGCCAATTTCAAGGCAGCTTCTATGAAAATTGGCGAATGAGGGGGTAGGTTGCCGTTGCGGATCGAGCAGCCACGAAATGCCGAGGTTCTTGCATCATATCGTCGGGAAATCGTCTCGGCCTCCAGGCGGGTTTGGACTGTCGTGCCGTGATTCCGCGTCCATACCAGCTAACCTTCGGCCTTGACCGCTTGGTTTCACTCGCGCTATACTTTTACGTTTCAACAACTTACGACGCTGCACAATCGATGCCGATATGACAGTCGATTGCGGCGCGGTTAATTTTCCCAAGAGACTTTTGCTCGCCGCACGGATGAAAGCACAACACCGCCACGAACTGCAAACCAATGAGTTGGCCGAATGGCTCGAAGCGAAAATCGAGCAAATCAAGCCGTACACGCAGGCGATTATCGGCGCGCTGATTGCTGCGGTTGTGTTGGCTGGGGTATGGATGTATTTGAGGCACATGGACAGCAGCGCCGAGCAGGCGGCGTCCGATTCGCTGGTCGCGGCAATCAACAATCCGGCCGATCCTCTAAAATTGTATCAAGAAACCCTCGATGCTCATCCGGGCACGCCGCAAGCCGTCGTGGCCCGGTTGCTGATGGGGCAACAGTTGTTGCGCACCGGTTCCGACCAGCTTTACACCAACAAGCTTGAAGCCCGAAAGAATCTGGCGGCTGCCGCCAGCGAGTTTTCGGAAGTCGAAGCCTCGGCCGACGACCAGATGATCCGCGCCTGGGCGCTCTACGCATTGGGGCTGGCTCACGAATCGCTGGGCGAACTGGATCGCGCTCG
This portion of the Pirellulales bacterium genome encodes:
- a CDS encoding four helix bundle protein, with the translated sequence MAGMIDRTLTAWQEAMNLAETTCGITKTLPQVELFYLSSQLRRTAVFYFFQHHRRARATTRR
- a CDS encoding four helix bundle protein: MSSNITEGQGRRPADEFSSFLSIAHGSVRKMETQVPIANRLESIDGTTATGAMEQVARVGWLIAGLMNAVRENVG
- a CDS encoding BatA domain-containing protein, whose protein sequence is MPLTFLTPMMLAGAALIAAPIILHLVMRQQPKHFIFPALRFLQQRNDVNQRKLKLRHLLLLLLRCAAILLFALALARPSLKSAGFLGDREAPVAAALVFDTSPRMEYQHQNQTRLKVAQSAAERVLAQLPPESEIAVLDSRTAAAAFSIDGAVARQRVDRLRMTPSLQSLSELCHEALRLVKESDKGRKEVYLFTDLSRVAWSPEAGAKLHDQLEANKEIALYIIDVGVEDPRDFALGDLRLPAELLAKHTPLRVETDLIRVGPEEERTVELSLMDSAGKSHVRGQSIVKSTPDSPQFVDFSVAGFEQGTHQGVVRISSQDNLPADDARYFTIDVRPPWRVLIAATPANRHKAANMAQAIAPESIQRTGQARFECEMVSINELAGKPLEEYAAVCLVDPPPLSDSVWQSLTEFVERGGGLMMFLGPSAAPPGQRPEDFSAPAAHQLLPGKLARRWNHQDSFLAPQDYQHPLLSKFRAIAGSIPWDAYTIETHWQFTDLDQGVNTIIPYSNGQAALLEKPLGKGRILVFTTDVNDNAEDKDLWNLLVVGSQPWPFFMLRNEAMLYLVGSGEERLNYLVGDTVTMRIPEPQRQLFFSLETPDGENLPQSVDQKTGTLTITTSNAPGNYVLRAGASDGGVLYGFSVNIPAASTELARITNDELAELLGKGRFRLSRGKEDIERDVNLGRTGIELYPLLIVLVAIVLGGEHLLANKFYKRDDPGLNPPRRSFALESDKVNAQEVDRTQKAELELQNAH
- a CDS encoding BBP7 family outer membrane beta-barrel protein, producing MNTFSSRRWLICTLCVAALSVADVADAQRVRFGSRDETTAASSHAPRHDGWVSVAQRYVSNSPTPTSSSSSASADEAGAEGAARSRMPAYSTMETPVYMGSPVYREPPPNSSSASAEASVATIPPAATYRVASATPISSPAASYGSSFAQPVLVAGVWDPYRIATRHAAFAGTVVSNPGLPGQFTLPQPMPRVPYYTQQPISTAGQPYVVIPEAGCAAPALTPGMPTQVMPLAAPGTVPTTAPAYVPPTVPTLGAPVMAAPPTVPTMAPPGAIPLATSKNCYFLADAIFFTRDAQIGNQPLVLLDLNAPTQSNVLLSTADLGFNFQPGPRVLLGTQFDGFRAIEASYFGIYNWNDSATINGDNNLNLPGDLGLAVPLDFFNADQMNISYKAQIHNGELNYLQYFGAASNIAWLVGFRYFNLGEKFSITSTDNQTGSSYYNISTYNNLFGGQLGARVKQACGNWSYDLTGKAGVYGNAIRSSQFIADFDNFVVRDTHASGGQVAFLGEIGLNGNYKFSECLSLRGGYQVYWIDGLSLAPNQLDFTDTPTSGTTLHKTGNMFMHGAHAGLMAQW
- the smpB gene encoding SsrA-binding protein SmpB, with product MAQNRRARHEYEVLDTLECGIVLVGSEVKSLRTGQLSLEEAYARVKDGEVWLMGCDIPEYVQANRLNHIPKRPRKLLMHRREVKKFAKQAKEKGLTLIPLKMYFTEGRAKVLIGLCKGRKLHDKRETMKKQSAQRDIQRAMRRG
- the lipA gene encoding lipoyl synthase: MTSVLAELPIIANNPTPRNDSNWSSSRDAIVSQRLPRWLKKNLPTGSGLQFTSRLVEDLRLETVCESAKCPNRMECWSQQTATFMILGNVCTRACGFCSVPKGKTEELELDEPERVAEAAVRLGLKHVVITSVTRDDLPDGGAEHFYQSVLAVRRRTSAAVEVLTPDFIGKPGAIERVVESAPEVFNHNTETVPRLYRAVRGRKSEYAWTLQLLRQVKRLNHAIKTKSGLMLGLGETREELLDVLADLLDAGCDMLTLGQYLQPTPRHLPVVRYMPPEEFDELGRAAKAMGFHRVASGPFVRSSYHAGEMAE